The stretch of DNA GTTTAACAGCTTTTGATGTTGAAAGTGAAATATCATTTCCTTTGGAAAATCTCAATATTATTATCTACgatatatgcatatttttttgtGTCCAAGAAGGGACACATGCATTTGTTTAGCACCTTTTCCACGGTTTCTTTGTCACTCTTCCCTCTCATACACACGCACCAAGATCGACTCAATAATTCTTCAATAATAAATAAGGTTTAAAATAAGTCTCATTATAtagtcttttttttaattaaccaGAGTgttaagattaaaaaatttaatcaccAAGACTCATATTCACTTTAGATAAAAGTCTATTTTCAAACAATTGATAGCATCAAGAAGTATACTTTTAAGATGAATTCTATGGTGGGTTATTTTGATAGGTGGTCCATTGTGAAAAGTGTTTAAAGGTCGCTTGAAATTCTAACGATAATCAACGACATTCTTCATAAATATAAGTTAACAACTCTCATCGCTTTTATTGTTGAAGTAGTGATTTAACAAACGTCAATTCGACTAGTTGAGTTTTGAAagactaatttatttttctaaatttttatcaaactaATATTGATTGATTCATTGTCTCAGtcataaagataaaaaatactattaactTCACTTTCAAAAAGTAATGTAGatcatcattaaattttttagtgatttttaaattttgatttacagttgaccattttaaaaaatattatatcataacATCGTTATAAAAATATgtgaagtttttaaaaaaattaaggggTGAAAAGTAGTTAATAAATTAGTAGGTAGGTAGATTTGGCACACCCATATAATTAAAGATGTTCGTCACTTATGAAGCTAGATTGGAGTTAAAGGACTTTAAagatgttttaaaataaaattctctatttaaatttgaaaaattaatgtaaCTAATTTATGGAATcgtttagaaataaaaaaatgatacgttccaaaatataaaatcataaataaattaaaattgtcttGTGTTTGTTTATGTAATTATTGCAtactataatttaatttaatatttaaaaaatttcgtTCAAATTTGCGTATTCGGgacttgtttaaaaaatattgttggtTCGATATGAATTCTCTTTTAAGAATTTtcttatgatgataaatttttatcttCTACTTACATATTTAGAGAATTCATATGCTTGAAATATGATCGTCTACGAGTGATAAGTATCCTTAGAGTACTAAAACAtgtgaaattatttttcttgagaaATTTGACCACTTATTTACAGTCAGCTTCACAACTCTAGGCATGTTCATCAGCACATTTGAATAATGTAAGCCAATAAAAACTAGATTGAAGAACTTTGGCAACAATTCTTTCTCCATTGTAGTGGCCTCCATACGAGAATTATGACAATGCCACAATATGTTTCTCTTTGGTAACACACCTTCTCTTGTATGCTCTACATTAAAAGAGATAGGATTATCCCACACATAATAAGTAGCATCACAGAGGAATTTCTTTCTCTGATGCCATTGAAATTCTATAGaataatatcaaatactttGACGTTTTTCATGTCCGAAAAACAAGGTATTTCTTGTGCCATCATCATTAACAAGTCTTGATTTTCTCGGTCGACTTTGTCATATTTTGTGTAGCTTTCCACAAAATAgtcatttttctataaaataatcTCTAACATACAAAagtcactttttattttatcatttgtaACAAAATAACTCTAATTATGTTTTGTATTACTTGGTAATTAAGAGGAGAATTTATTGAACAATATcttggttattattattagaatcaaTCAAAATACAAGAGAGTGGAATTTATATATATGGAACCCAAATTGACAGTAAGGTACAAAATACAACTAACTAAACAGAAATATAGCTAACAACTAACAAACTATATTGACTAATACCCTCCCTCAAGCTGATGAACATATGAAAGTGAGGCCAAGCTTGGAAAGAAAAGTGTGAAATGGTTTTGGATCCAAAGTCTTGGTAAATAAATATGCTAGTTGAAGAGAAGAAGATATTGGAAAGAGATGAAGTGGTTGCTGCTGAAGTTTGTCTCGAACGATGTGGCAATCGAGGTCAATATGTTTTGTGCGTTCGTGGCATGAAAAATTGGAAACAATATGTCTTGTTCATTGATTATCACAATATAGCAAAGCTGGTTTGATGTACGAAATTTAAAGGTCATTGAGCAGATATGTGAGTCATTGAATCTCACAAATAGTGGAGGTCATTAGCTGATATTCAGCTTCGATCGAAGATGAGGGAGAACATACGAAATGAGGGAGTCTCATAGGAAGATACAAAAACCTGAAATTGACTTGCGTGTatagaagaagaacaagaaggGGCTGTCATATAGTTACTTAGTTGCTGAACTGAAAAACTAATATCAAAACGAGTGTTGGGAAAACCTGATATTTTTCGGCATTGGGATGTTTATTGGTTTCGAAGCAAGGAGGTCAGCTTTGTGTAAGATGTCTATGGTGTATTTCCTTTGTGAAATATGCAATCGTCCGCCTTTGAGCAAGCGAATTCGAGTCTcaaaaaatactttaatttttctaaGTCCTTGATTTTGAAAGATTTGTGAAGAAAAGCCTTTACGAATTGAATTTCTGCAACATCATTACCTGCAATAATAATGTCGTCAACGTAAATAAGTAAGGCGGTAAATGCGTTATTATATGCCTTAATAAATAACGAATGATCAGATGCAGATTGACAGTACTCTACAAAATGTAAAGCAGATGATAGTTTGGCAAACCACTAATGACTAACTGTTTTAAACTATACAACGATTTTAATAATCTGCATACATGGATAGGATTAGAGTTAGAGATACATGGAGGTAATTGCATGTAAACTTCTTCATCTAAAGTACCATGTAAGAATGCATTGTGGGCATCTAGTTGATGAATATGCCAATGTTGAGATGATGCAATAGAGAGGAGTAATCTCATCGTAGTGAGTTTTGCAACGGGAGAATATGTGTCAAAATAATCAATACCTTTGATTTGAGTAAAACCCTTAGCTACTAAACTTGCTTTATATCGTTCTATGGAACCATCGGTTTTATACTTTACCTTATATACCTATTTGCACTCAATGGGTTTCTTACCATGTGGGAGATATGTTAAAATCCAAGTGttattatgattgagtgttgtAATTTCATATTCCGTTGTAGTAACCCAACAAGGATGTTTAGTAGTCTGCTTATAAGTAATAGGCTCTTGAATAGAGGAAATGGTAGCAACAAAGGAAAAATGTGAAGCAGATAAACTATTGTAAGACAAAACAGAAGAAATGAGATATAAGGGGTTGAACATTGCATTGAAAATCCTACAGGTAAGTAAGGCGTTTTTTAGTTCTTGAAGATGTTCTTATATGAGAAGGGCATGCACTGTCAGAGGCATGGCTAGTGGTAGATACATTGTCCAAATTATGGTCGATAGGAGAATCATTGAGACTAATATTATTATGGATAGAAGAATGTGGAACACATGAGTGTCTTGCATGATCACTAGCATTATTATAATGAAAAGCAtcatcaaaactcataaaattagaGTCATTAAAATCATAAGAAGAAGTATTAGTAGAAGAAGAATGACGAGagatataagaaaatatatgttcataaaaaacaatatttcttGAAGTAAAAACATCACGAGTatgtaaatcaaataaaacatagCCTTTAGTACCTAACTTAAAACCaagaaaaaaacatttttcGAGCCTGATGATCTAGTTTGGATCTTTGACGAAGTAAGGTAGAGGCAAAAGATAAACAACCAAAAACCTTTAAATCAACAAAAGTGAGTGGCATGTTATAAAACAATTCAAAAGATGTTTTGAACTTCAAAACAGGGTAATTAATCTATTGATGACAAAAATGGCATGACATAAGACAAAAGAccaaaaagtttaagaaatcaaaataaCATTGAAATGAATCTAAAAATCGAATTTTGACTTCAACTTTTACATAAACTtctatcataataaaaaaagtgtttCTACAATTTTTTATAGTATTCAAATAAAAGACtcgatttattttaattttataataactaaaattgTTCGATGAAAAATATTATGAGAATTTTCAACCGATGAAAAAATTTAGAGACTacaaactttatattattttacaattttttaaaaatttataaacactTCAAATATATTAAACCCATATATCTATACTATATGAGAGAGATACATTAATAACTATTTTTGTTATAGAAGTTAATAAGTATTTGCCAATAGAGAATGAATAAAGAAGTAATtgtattaattttcaaaaaaaaaatatatttaattgcatCCTATTTTACAAGTAGCACATACATATTTGTACTTTTCACGCGAAAGAATTTTGCATTGCACATCAATTTAACATGTTTATTCGTTTTCagatattaacaaaataatatgatGTATGAACCAAGAGACTAATCATATTAATCTCTCCAAAGTTAACCTCTACTTTTATTTGCACCATAAGGCCCCTTCACTAAAATTGCACGAATGAATTGGACCACACCCATCAAATTTGCATAATCTCTTTAAACCTTGGACCACACTTCACTCAATCATGTGGGCCTAAGTACCCATAGCCCAACACCTTCTGACTCACCAAATCACATTGTACATGGGCCAAACCAACCCTTGAATTCACAAGATCAAACTCCATCCACATATTCTGTTGTTGGTGATGGCCAATGATGAACGACTCTACACCTAGTAAATCCGAGTTCCCAAATGTGAAACAATATACCGAATCATTCCCTATAATTCCACTTGGAACCTCATATAAAACTTGTTCACCCGAAACCCTCATTTCGGCTCCATCAAAAACTAAACTAACACTAGGCAATTCGGGTAATTTCGATTGGTTCAACGGGACCCGATAACAAAGATCCATTGCTAATTGAAACGCAAAATTCGGATCGTCCATTACCCGTAAAGTACTATTTGTTTGACTTAGAAACTCTTCTCTTAAAATACTATAAACCGGCCCAAGTAAAAACGTAAATTGAGTACCTAAATCAAACATAGTTTGACCCGCTCCAGTATGATCTGGAGCGAGTATAATATTCGATAAATTTAGTAATTTATCCGAAACCTTAATTCCCATGAGTCGAACCGAATACGCGGCCCGATCAAAATAGGGTAAAGGAGTGGACATTTGAACCAAAGGGGTATAGTTTAATGACCCGACCCACGATATATTGGACTCTCCGAGAAGAAGAATACCCGAGAAATCCGAACCCGATATACAATACGAGAATTTGGGTATCTTGAGTTGAGAAACTAATGAAAGTGACCCGAGATTCATACCCATTAACCCGGTTGTATTGAAATCACCATCGGAATTTGTGCTAATACTCGAATCCATACACCCGAATACGATACCCGGGTTAATGGGTCCTCCAAACCCGAATGAATCAGATGCAAGGTTCCCTTCAGAGGAAGAAGCATCTGCGTATGAGAGAGTAGCGTGACAATGATTGTTGGAGTCACATGAAGCGGGTATGGGGAAATCTCGGGTTCGGGTCGTGCAGGTGGTGGAAGAGCAAGAAATGGGGGTGTAGGAAGAAGATAAATTAGGGTTAAAAAACGGGTCGGATGAAACCCGGTTAGTTGTGTTATTACTGCAATGAAGCCAAGAAAGCTCGCTACCTGTGTCAATGACTAAGGTCACGTTTTGTGGGGGGGTGCCAACAGTAATTGAGACGGTGAGACTTACATTGTGATGAAACCTAAGCTTGTTTGGTGGTCTTGGAAGATACCCAGATGGGATTACTTGTGATTTGAGTGGTAAAGTTAGAATCTTGGCTTCAGATTTGAAGTTTTTGAAATGGGTCATGAATGGTAGAAAAGTTTGTAGAATGAGAAAAATGAGAATTTTGAGACATGGGTTTGTGGAATTGGTGTGTGCTctcattatgttttttttttattcacttttttGAATGTTGAAAGTGAAACTTGTTGAAAATGTGAAACAATGGTTTGATTTTTGGTTTTGAAAGGAGTTAAATGATGGGTAGATTTTGAGTAATTGTTTAGAAAGTGTTGTAAATTTTGGGGACAAAGTAAAGTATATGAAAGATAAGGGAATTTCTTGATGTTGTGAAGTTTTGGTAAGAATCTCTCTGGTTTGTTCTACTACACAAAGAAAAAGATCTGAGAAATAGTTGTGATGTGAGATCTACTAGGGGAGATACAACAAGACTTTGGTTGTACCTATAATAGTAGGAGTACCTAATTAATATGTGTATATTCGTGTGTATcaatgtatgtatatatatgttagaTTTGATTTTATTCTGCTGACATATGTTTCTGTTCTATGTTGAGTTCTGTTTTATGAAGTGATTTTGAGGTtgccttttttttctttcttataatTAGCAGCTGCTTAGTGTTAACATGATTTAATAGATAGACAcatgattttaaattgtgaTTTGTAACTGTAGTTACGGCTGCAATATTacgaattttaaattttttgaaatggaTTCGCAACTTCAATTGCAATCACATCGATCATATTTATCAGCATCTTTCCGCAATATAAAGGTATGGAGCATGACCTCTTTTGCAAGCGAAATTTAAAACCACATGTATACATGTTAGGTTGCAAGACTATAGAACTAGGAATAAGAAAATACTAATGTCACATGTGGTACTGTGACAGCAACAAAGTCTCCTAATTATGAACATTGGAAGGCTATGGAGAAAGATTATTTAGGTGCAATTAATGATAAAGTAATTAAGGTTCCTATTTGTTGAAAGGGATCAATTAAGGTTCctataatttgattattatgtAGCTTTAATCCCACCGTATGGTGTTGAACTGACTGTTAAGTGTAAATAATTGAGAATTGATGAGATAAgcttcttttctcttttgggcATCCAAAAAGTAAGGTTCTTTTCTCTTTTACAGAATGTTATGTTCAACTTTGTTTAATCAAGAAGCATAGCTCAAaaggatttttttattaaaaactttgTTTATTTGATGAAGCTGGTTGAGCagaaaaattattacaaagaTAAATTTTGCAGGAAaattatataaagtaaaatttttGTTAAACATTTTGCTGTggtcaattatttttttctcatatttagTGGTTAGATTTACACATTTAAAGTATAAAGAAGTGAAAATTTTTAAGTTTGAAGTTAATTTCATGCATATAAATGTCCTTGCAACTGAATTGTAATTACAGAACTCTTGTGAACAATTTTAATCAATGAtgtatacctttttttttttggttaaacaagatttttatcctttttaaaattttgttttttaatttctatgaaaaaaatttatattttatcgtTTTAATTTTACCGTACcaagttatttttaattgtcttttaatttttaaatttttgaataattttttacaagtatgtttaaaacattataaaaaaaatttctacaGTCTTTAAATTCTAGTTCAGCAGACAAATATCGATAATGTTATATTAGACATTTTATGCCGGATTCGAACTTAGTACCTCACAGTtgtgtagaaaaaaaaattattctacaaaaatttaaaatttttaattttaagttaaaatttataatttttaccttcaaaattaactttttgaaTCGAATCTTTATGCAACTCACTTCTATAAATATATGCAAAGTCTAAACATAAATCGTTTTGATCATTAGAACAAAATCACTTCTATAAAACAAATTCCTTTAAAATTTACCTTTATAACcacaaatatatcaataatagaATAATTGCAATTTGCAAGGAATATATGATGATGGCACACTTGTGTCAAAGGAATGGCTTCATTAGTAGCATTTGTTGGTTGTTGTACATCCAATAAATTATCTTAAGACAAAGTACGTAATGCTTTGCTTGACCAAGAAATGGAAATGTGgaaaatgattttgtttatttgctTTTGAAATTAAGAAAGTATACCACATGGCAACTAAGATGTGCTTTAGTTGGAACATGTATGCGTGGTCACATGTTGGTTTATCTCACTTTCATTCATCCATATCAAAATCATTCTCTGTGTTTTTTGACTTTAAAGTATAAAGTAAATAATGTGAAGATATTATAAGTGCatttgtaattatattattttcacgtatttgattttaaagtgTAAAGCAAATAATGTGAATAgattataaatacatttgtaataatattatttattatttacacatatataataaattatgaatatgACGAATAATAacctttaaaattttttatcatCAATTTATTTAAGAGGAGTTAAGTTAATTctctaaattataattaatatgttaaGGTAATGAATTCTATACAGTCACACAATCACattattttagatttagattattcaattttaattgtatgATTCATGCGATaataatatgttaaatttttttacaaagttCGTAAACCCTAGTTCAATTGATAAGTACTTGAAGTGGTTATTTCAATTTACAAAGAAGTTGTTTCAGATTGTAAATttacctatttaaaattttttgttaaaaacttaagaaaataactcaaaattGATCTTgattgtgaaaacagaaaacaaagaATGTTATTAGTTAGTTAAAACCAAAGTTTTAGCTTATCAATTTAACTTGTTAATCAAAATGACTAAAAGTAAATACAGATAAAGGAAGACATATCACATAATGATAtattctggttcacccaacttagACTATATCACatcctcacaattgtgagattttccattaAATGTTCAAATAGAGAATATTCTTGATTTTACACAATTTTATTCGGATTAATCTTAATGTATAACATCAATTCTTTTCCAcctaaaaataattcaatcagGACACCTTTCAATATTTATATTCGTTTCAttagttcatataaattttttatcattatgTCGTTGATTTTTGAAATATCTTATTTATAAACTCTTATCAACTACTCATTGGTATTATATGATAAATATgtctataataaataattgacCTAAATAGTTTGCCTAATCATCCCCTCCGTATtatatgataatataattatggtCACAATCAATGTGAGTCAATGTGATAATCAGTGAAGTTAACgtatattatgattttattgaACCATTCTAAAATAGAGTAATATGGTGGTGTTTGTAATTTTCCCATTAGTAGATAACGCTATAAATATATTGGTGGTTGTTATAAATAAGCATGTCAAAGCATGTGCATTTCAAATACATATAAAACTGAAAATCAAGTATATTAATGGGTTTAAGTGTCCATAAAATTGCTATATCAAGTTTAGACTAAAGATGCTCAAACgctaatttatataatttaagtttaaatatatgttaatttttataaaattttaatatttcaattttaatatttttaaaataaaaatacaatttttagtttctgtaaaataatcatatacatataattttaGCTTTTGTTGttaaagtaatatatattttttaataaattttttatatatatttaaaatattataaaaagttcatccacaaaaaaatgaggtgaaaacCCTATTTCGAACTCCacattttcatttcttttatcttgattttttaatttttaaaaaattcatataaattaaacttgatattaaagactaaaataagtatttacaaatatttatataatttctcCTTTTCCATAGATTACTATAACTCTACATGTCACCTTCAAAAGCCAAAATGGCTCGTAAAACGAGCTAGCCAATGCCTATAAAAGTTTGAGGAGTTAAATTGCATACTAGTTATAGCTATATATACAGTGGACGCACAAGGCATAGTAATTAGATGACCACGTGGCCCCTATTAGAGTCTTCCTTCCTAGTTTACGGTGATTATAAATGTCCTATGCACATGTTGTGCTGTATATCAACTATTCCTTCCTAGTCTCCATTTTTCGGCAAGTTTGCTTTTTAGATGGTTGAGATTTTGTCaaatactaaaaattaattttaatttattaaaataaaaactgaaaacatagtagaaaaataaaatccatTTTCCTTCCTCTCTTTGTCCCCCTCCCATCGTACTTCCTCCCTCCGCCGCCCCTCCCATTGCACGTTCACTTTTTGTTCTTGTGTCGCTCGCCTATCTGTCTCTTCGTCGTGTCGGCGTCGTTCCACTGCAGCACCACCGCACCGCTGCTCCACTACAATATTGTCGTATCGCTGCAACACTCTGCACTGCTACATCACCGCCGCACTGTTGCAGCACTGCCGCTCCACTGCAACATTACTACATGTCTTTGGTCAAATAATTTCTTCTCTTTTGATCTTACAAATTCTTGTTAATTTTGCCAAATCTTTTACAACCTTTTTAtcatgtcttttttattttgccAAATCTTTTACAAGTTCTTGCTAATGTTTTCAAAGACAATATCGTCGTTGCCATGAAAATAGAAAGGAATTTTGATTCAATCAAATTGGTTTTGTACTGGAATTGATCAATTTGGTTATGTACTGGAATTTCTTTGCTTCTCTGTCTCTTCGTCGTACCGGCGTCGCTCCATTGCAGCACCGCCACACCATTGCAGCACCTCCACACCGTTGCAGCACCACCACTCCAGAAAAACGATAAGGTGTTTGAACCGCCGCTCCACTGCAACATTACTACAGGTGTTTGAATCAAAATTGCTTGAATATACCCTTTCAATTTTTCCATATCTTGCGGTGGCGGAATGGACTTGGCTTTGAAAACGTTACCACTAGAAGCAAAAAGGTAGGCCGTGGCAGCGAAGGCGAGACAACGAGAACAAAGACCTGTAGTAATGTTGCAGTGGAGCGGCAGTGCTGCAACAGTGCAGCGGTGATGTAACGGTGCGACAGTGATGTAGCGGGGCGGCCACCGCAACATCACTAAAGTGAACATGACACAAAGTAATTGAATGATCACATGACCACCATTGAATTGATCTTATTTTATAGTGATGGCATTTAATATTCAATACTTTCAAACATGTCTAAAGGAACATTCTACAAACTATATTAATCCTTCAAAACTATGATCTTACAAGCTATATTGATCCTTTTCTCAACTACAGATAAACTATAGTTTGTTCAAATCCAAAAAGACAAACACAACAAGCAACAAACAATTTTGACTTCTATATCTTAAAGTCTTAATATCCAAAACTAACCCCAAAAAAAAGTGggttttacataaaaaaaaaaaaaagaacattttATCAATTAGTCTCCACTGCCGTCAAATATTCTTGTAGTTGCTGAATATGTTCCTACCATAGCGCTTACCAACCCCACAATAATGATTAAAATGCAATTTATTatctgaaaaacaaaaatatagtaacattcaatataattaatctccaatcatattattattagcaattaaatatgtttgtaattcttataaattcataaaccttttAAATTATTGTCTATAAAATTTATCCATTTTTAAGAtcgttttaaattaaaaaacgtATTTTGAATCCCTCTTCGAGTTAGAAAAACACTATATAacttaaaaattgataaacTCTTTACAAACACTAAActcaacaaatataaattttataatggaAAAATCTATATTTACTCTAATATGAAACAAAGAATGATTAGAAAGAATAAATACCTCGATATTTGATAATTTACCCCTATGTAGCTTGAGATAACATGCACATGGATAAATAAGTGCCTGTCATGAAACatgaaaaatatgtaaattaatctattttcataatttaCTTAAAGAAAAGTAATCTTGAAGAGATCAGAACTTACAACTAGCATTGACATGAAAGAACCAATTAGTGCCATCACAGAACCTGGAATAAATTTGAACCAACAAATCATCAATTAAACACCATAGATTCATTCTCTTAATTTATTGTtccctcaaaaaaaaaaattctcttaatttattgttaattgCTTCTTGTTTCATATAATTAGTATTGTTCTCAATTATATTGAGATATTGTGTAACATAGTGGCATCTAACAATGTGAAAAGGAAATTTTAAGTTCcaacataatttaatttctacACATTGTTTCTTTTCAATGTAAAAATTTTTACACTATCAACAAATTAGAATTAATCACATGCACAATTTTTAGAGTAGTTAGAATTAAAGTGaatcattcattttaaatttagtgACAATGTTATATGAAAAATACTTACCAAAATATGGAACACAGAGGGCcacaattaaacttaaaatcaCTAAAATTGTTCTGATAAGAATAGACATAGCATAACATCTTAGCCTAGGAGAGGGTACAAGTTCCTCTATGCTTGATGAAATAGGCAATAATGTTAAGGCAAATTTTGCCAAAGGGGTCACAACCtatataaaacaaagaaattagttaaaatgtgtcatctatataataaaaattaaatttaagtcaAACACAAGgagattaaattttgatttcttaCAGTTGTCCATTTGGCTATTTTGGATGCATATAATGTTTTGGGCATGTTTAAGGTAAACTGAGATCCAACTGAGTCACCAAACAATAAATATCCATATGTTCCTACACTTACGTACATAACAAGACAGAAAGCAAAACTGCACAAGAAAACCAAATGGTGACCAATCTTCTTGAGCAAAACATATAGTAATTAATATCTATAACATATGAGAATAGTTATTAATGCCAAAATAAATGAGAATAGTTCTAAATTGCCATCCACATATGCAATTgtgattataatataatttttttgtgagGTTTCTATAATGACATCACAAATACAACTGTAGCTGCATCAATTATTTCCTAAAGTTAATTGAAATATCAAAGATTGTAGTTTAACTG from Cicer arietinum cultivar CDC Frontier isolate Library 1 chromosome 3, Cicar.CDCFrontier_v2.0, whole genome shotgun sequence encodes:
- the LOC101509813 gene encoding aspartic proteinase PCS1, producing the protein MRAHTNSTNPCLKILIFLILQTFLPFMTHFKNFKSEAKILTLPLKSQVIPSGYLPRPPNKLRFHHNVSLTVSITVGTPPQNVTLVIDTGSELSWLHCSNNTTNRVSSDPFFNPNLSSSYTPISCSSTTCTTRTRDFPIPASCDSNNHCHATLSYADASSSEGNLASDSFGFGGPINPGIVFGCMDSSISTNSDGDFNTTGLMGMNLGSLSLVSQLKIPKFSYCISGSDFSGILLLGESNISWVGSLNYTPLVQMSTPLPYFDRAAYSVRLMGIKVSDKLLNLSNIILAPDHTGAGQTMFDLGTQFTFLLGPVYSILREEFLSQTNSTLRVMDDPNFAFQLAMDLCYRVPLNQSKLPELPSVSLVFDGAEMRVSGEQVLYEVPSGIIGNDSVYCFTFGNSDLLGVESFIIGHHQQQNMWMEFDLVNSRVGLAHVQCDLVSQKVLGYGYLGPHD